The Aquila chrysaetos chrysaetos chromosome 25, bAquChr1.4, whole genome shotgun sequence genome includes the window TACAGCAACCAGAAGAAATCTGAATTCACATTGGCTTGTCCCCACCTCCCTATGGGAACACAGCAGGCACTTTCTGAAACGAGCATTGCACCTGGCTTTATACTagttaagtctttttttttctcttttagaaatATAAGTATCCATGGAGCTgcataagaaaaagcaatttgtttACCTAGACATATAAAAGCCATGCATCAAATCTTAAATAACCCTGgccagtgtgtgtgtgcaggggaAGGGTTGGGGAGGCAGAGTTGAGCTTTGCATTGCAGGGGATGAtacccttccttccttccttccttcctccctttcttccttcctaccCGCCTTCAGTGGGAGAGGTCTGTCTGCAGTGAGACATCTCTTGATGGCAAATAGTCCTGATCTGTCAGCAGGCTGGCCCAACTCGAGTCTTCTACCTGCAGCCTCTGAGGGGCtcaaaaaaccaacaatatGGAGCTGCAAGAGGTGGGGGTCTACACTTGTGTGTGTATGAAGGAAGGAATGTGTGtattatgtttatatatataaatatatgtatgtgtgtataccTCTGAAGGTAAAGTCACTCTGCCAGTCTGCCTATACGCCAAATATCTCATTTCTGCCCTCCACACAACGCAAACACAATTACATCTCCATTTCACTAGTTGCATTTCTTGCTTCAGGAATtgcctgttttcctcctgcctgctcgcTCAGACCCTACCTCTGTCAGCGACTGGAACGGCTTTTTCAGGTCCACCACATTCAAGTTTCCGATCAGAGGAAGAGGTCGTGGCCCAGGAGGCAAACTGCGAACCGACTTCTTCAAGCTGGTAAGAAAGTAAAGAAGAGcaaccagccctgctgccaaATACAGCAGCGAGCTAGAGCCCACGTACTGCAGCAAACTCTGTAGGGCCATGTCTAAATCAAAGAAAGCATGGATATGAGCATCTTGGGTTCCCTTTATAGCCCTTCTGTCATTGCCTGAACACACCTTCTGAGGAAGTGGCtttacacagagaaaaggaCTCTGAGGTCTTGTTTACTTCCATTTGGACcagatgtacttttttttcctgccaaataAAGCACcctattttattctgaaacacGGATTATCTTAATCTGGAGCTCCTATTTCATCTACAACACTGGGGCAAggtgtttgttttccagtgaaaatcTGTGTTATGGACATGTTGTGGTCTATGTGATTTCAGTGGCAGCATTAAGGGACAGGACCCGTGCTGGATTGCTGTCACGTGCCAGGTCACAGGACTCAGCTGGACCACTGGTGATGCAATGGTCCTGATCCTGCAGGACGCAGCAGGGAAAGCCCACAATAATGCATGGCCCAGAGTGCAGCTGGCAAGAAAGTCCTCAGGGAAGACGAGGCTGACCAAGGAGGAGTTGGAACGATGGTGGCATGAAGATGTGCTAATTCAGGATTGCAGGCGGGAGTAGGTCTACTTACAGGTGACAGCTCTAATTCTCTTTGCTTGCCTGCCACCCCAGTAAAATCACCTCTTTGAGCAACACCGTGTTTTCATTGCTGACACTGTTACTGATCTTTGTCCCCCAAATCCTCTACCGGTAATTCCCAAATGCCCCTGAAATCACTTCAGTCACTATTTTGCAGCTTACTGTCCAGAGGACTGTGCGCCTCCATGTCCATCTCCGTCTCTGAGTTTGGTGATAACTCCTTCCCCGCTGTCCTGCCTGTTTATGAGCAGATGCATGCAATCCTCTAGCAGAAACCATCCCCTCCAGGTAATCCTTCTGCCTGGATTGGGAAAGAGATCCCGGATCTTTGTAACCTGGGAGGAGCGAGGACCAGGCTCTGCAGCCGGCCAGGCAGAGGATGGAGGACAGGGGCTGCCTGGGCAGCTATTGCAGAGGGGGTGCCAGCCAGAAGGAGCACACAGCAACAGCGCTGGCACTCCAGGTGTACTGAGTCATGCACCATGCCAGGGCAGGGTCCTGCAAGAGCCCGCATGCCTGGGCGacagctccccagcagccacCCACCCGCATCCTTGGGGGATGACAACAAAGCAGAAGTGATCATGAACAGGAGGCCACGGTTTTAAATGGTGGCATTGAGGGAAGGAGTCAATTTGATGCTCTATCACATATTCTCAGGTGGGGATATtttgctccccagctgcagatTCTGTCAGATTACTTGGCCATGCTGCTGTTCAACCCTTTAGAAATCTTTAGTTTTAATAATACTTTTGCTAGAATCCTCCAAGGCTCCCGGGTGCAGGCtccactgatggaaaaaatgatgattatttattaataataataaaagtacaTTAGCCGAAGGCAAGGGGAATCAATAAACTCTAACTAGATTGACATGAAAAAGGTGCCTGCATGTCTGCCTGTTCTCCAAGGCTTGTTATCAGGAGTGGAGTTTTTCACAAGGGGGAATTACCCTGTGCAGAAGAGGGCTAGGCAGGGTGGGCAAAGAAAGGAGGGCAATGGATGGTCATGTCCATCTCAAGATTTGCTGCACAACTATGAGGTCTTGGTCTGCACCCTCTTCTCCCAGACATTTCCAAAAATATGCTGTTTTGCCAGActcttccctgaaaaaaatggaaaaaactaCCAGGACTCTTGAGACTTTATAAGGTACAGtaagagtgaggaaaaaaaccttgcatGAGCCCAGTTGGGTACCAATGGAGGAAATTTATTGTTTCTGTTTAATATAGCCATCACTGCTCTGATGGAGTAGAGCTGGCTACggccacagaaagcaaaagcaccTTCTCAAGGGCTTTCAGACTGTTTAAAGCTTCAGGTTGTACCTGCTGATAACATAGGGTGAAATCCTTTCTCAAGTAGTGAACCTATGGACTTGCAACCTGCTGGACTGATGTATGCACTCTGGGAAATGATGGGCGAGTTCTCCAATGGGAGGGAATcattgcagttttaaaatccaACTAACGTGATGTCCTCACCTCCATTTCTTCCTCACATACCTTGGCTTCTAGTATGCAATCCTGAACACAGCCTGCAGCTGAGTTGTTGGCTTGCAGATGAGGCATCCCACACAGGACTGGGGAGAAAACATTGCTCCCCACTCACAAGTCTTTGTCTTTCTATCAGCCCAAGACAGAACCGATAGCATCTTCAGGTAAGCAGATTTTGTGGGCATAGATCAGGGAAATGGTTCCTCCTAGAAAATGAGCCTGTACATTAAACAGCCACAGAGTCATCTAACTTCTGTGTGCTCATTTGGAGGGCATATAATCTTCTAATGGGACATAGGTCAATAATGCTACAGTAATAGTAGGATAATGCAGAGAAAGAGCTGTTATAAGGCCATAATTCAGTCAATGAGTTCTGATAACATAATAAACCATGAAAGTGAACAGCAAGTGCTTGTGTGCCTTGCAAGGCTCTGCCACTGATTTACAACCTCAAGAGATTCCTATCAGCCTGTGCATTGTTACCAGGGATATATAAAGCATGAGCACACCCTattaaacattaacatttttaaagactcAGATGTGTTAAAACTCAGGCTGCTCCTTGCTAATGGATTTTGCTCACCTTGACAAATGCCAGTGCAAAAAGAAGTCAAGAGCTTTCTGACTTTGACctctttcaattttttcataattattgctttgttttattggATTACATCCACTTCTTCCCATCCTGCAAATTGGTATTTCGATAGGATCACTTCAGGGTAGTGATCAGTATCTCAAGTGTTCGTTACTTTCATTTTGATacaaataacttttaatttatCTGTCAAATCAGCGTGTGTTGCACATCTACTTTGGGAAGAAAGACtcctgaaaaatacttttaaaaatcattatttcactgcaaaatttCAATGAAAGATTCTTGGGTTTTCTCCATTCTGAGATGAAAGattgtatgtgatgggcctggtcactgggagaagaaaataaaatctgtgcatGGTATTAGTGCATTGTCTCTGTGTAGAGCCTAAGGTGACAGTATTTCCCACTCGTGTTAAGCATTTACCCCTTTTAGCAACAAACCATTCTCAGGaactttgttgcttttaaaagccTTGTTCTTGGACTGAATAGATGTCATTCCTTCATGATTCTCACTCAGTGACAAAATACGTGGGAGATCCTGGGATTTGGTGCTGGCAATGTACTTTATAATATGCatatctataaaaatatttgcagtaaaatCCGTTGTGACTATAGCCAGAAGCATGATCTTCCAGACCGCATACTTACGCCAACAAGCCAAGGCAGCCTGACCTGGGAAGTGAGCAGTGAGGAGGTCAGGTTATgaagaatgtattttcaaaatataactGAACAGACCAAATGCCTCGACATAGCTCCAAGTCTGTCTCACCACAGTATTGCAGAAATTATATTAATCCAAGGGCAATTTGGGGCATATCACAAAGGATGATTAGTTGGTAGGTATCTACCAAGCCAGGGTCCCAGCATCTTACTTTTGGGCCCCCCGTCTTGATGCAGATAGAGATGTGGATTTAGATATAACAGAATTGCAACTAGCAATgtaagaaaaaagctttctttagCTTTCAGCGCAGTGTTACTATTTCTACCACATTACCCTCTAACCTGATGAGGCTTTGGCTCAGTCATAACAGAAAATGAGCTATCATTCTGTACATCTTTGTAGAGCACATAACGTATTAAGGCCCTGACCTTACTGGCATGAAACTATGATTTCCCTGTAAGTGCAAAAcaataatatttcattaatcATCCACAACAGAAATCCCCATTCCCCAGACTATTCTGgcaatattctgcatttttgctTGTCTAGGAACCTGaattaaaagggagaaaaatggttTACAACAGCCTGTGGCAGTGATGTAGCAAGAGACCTTATGTAAGAGCTGGCGGCGTGCTTGCCGCGCGAGGGTGAGGCGTAGGAATGAGTGATCCTGGAAGGATGTTTCTCTGAGGTGTGTTCTGTGCCTGGGCTGGGAACAGCAGTCTCAAGGGCACAAATTCCAGCGTCTGAATGTGCTTGGTCTTGTTCAACTGATTAATTTCTTACAGCTATCCCAAATCAAGCTACAAAATCCCCTAGTACTTTACTCAAAGCCTTTCATGGCTTGTCAATAAATTATCTTCAAATTAACTACCCGATAATTTGAATCTGAAGGCTCTTAAAAGATGCAGCAtggtgagagagagaaaataatgaaagtcCCGGACTTCACCCTGCctataaaaaggaataaaggtTCTGCTCTGATGTATTATTCAATTTGGTGCTTCCAATAGTAATGCTGAGTGTGTAAAAACTCCTTTTGAGGGTACATTTGATGGATAAGCACCAATAGTGGAATAAGTTTTCAGTGTGATCTGACAACATTGTAAAagagcaaacattttttaaatgttactttaGTCCATAATTAATGACTCTTTAGTCCATAATTAATGACTAACAACTCTGATTCAaccaaaggaattttttttttttttaatctatcaaGTTGTGTAACTTGAAAGGGGGAGATCCAAGATTTTCCCTAGTTTGGGGAGCCTTTTAACTGTTGGAAAGGGCTCAGGACTCCAGACTAGAGATACTGTAAAACACTGCATGTTTTACAAATTATCTGATCTCTCTTGTACAATGGGCACCTTTTTACTGAAACAGCTATTTCAGATTTCCCTGATGCCGTGAAAGTCTCTCACTTCTTTGAAAGATAGTAtgtgaaaagcatttaattctCTGTTTGTGGCACTGCTCTTTGTGGCACTGTTTTTACTGAATTCTTTTGGAACTGCTTGGCTTAATCtgcaaatgagatttttttccttcacactgATTATCTAATGGGGGTTTCATTTGATCTCCTTGGGAAAAATACATACTAAACTGCTAAAGTACTTGTATTAGATTCTAAGACAAACTgtacttttaaaggaaactcTAGAAGACACAACTGACatttgcaataaaaacattaagtaaGCATAACCAAACACCTGCTACTATACCTGACCTGAATTTGGGTAACTACAAAATTTAAGACGTCAAAGAAAGACACCGAGTTAATCAATAGGTAATCAAAACATTCGGATATAATGTAATACAGCAAGTTGATATAGCCTTTGCATAGGATTGTCACTGTTTGGGAATAATTCCACTGTGGGATCCctgcatctctttttcctttgatttcttCCTTCATCACATGGGCAATCGGCAAGTCAACCACTGTGCCAGAAACTAAGGAACGTAATTTGGGCAGCTTGCTAAAATCAAGTGCCTTGACGCTTCAGTTAAACTTGTCCAGATAAAccaaagctgcttctctgctgctcagtCCCCCGAGATCCGGGAGACAGTTTGCTGCATGTATGTATGAAAGAGGAGTATCTCCCTTTTACTGTTAAGTGTTATAACGAAGTCAAGTGGAAAAGTGCTATTTactatataataaaaaaatctattgttCATAGCCCtgaaaacataataataaataaaaccttatATTTCAGGCTGTGTAAACCAGTTGCTTATACAATAGAACATGGTgtaattttccatttacaaTTTCAATACTGTAATAAGGAAGCAatcaaagcataaaaaaaatgcactttaaatgGGGCTGCAGGTAATATTTCCATAATGGCTGTCCTTAACAAttgcagctgtttcttttttttacccagCCTCAAATTCTTTCTACTTATCTCagtcatttaattaaaagaaaaccaacttaaaacagatgaaagacCATCTTAAAGCAATGGCAGCTAtgggcaaagaagaaaaaagactcTAACAGTGTAATCCACGGTTAACACTCGGGAGGGTTAGATTAACACCATTTCTCATCCTCTTTTCAGGATGAGATCCGAGGCTCTGTAGAGAGCATGCTGTAAACCTGCGGGCAAAAGGGGTGTTTTTCTTAGTTAGCTGTCTTGAGGATCTGGAAGTTCACCATTTCCCAAGCATCTGCCGATGACCGCTTGGTTTTACCGACCTTATCGGCGTTCGTGCCGCGTGATGGGCAGCCGCCAGCTCACCCATCGCTTGTAGGAGGCATAAAATAACTCGGTGTTGTCCGTCAGGTTTGCGCACAGGTGTCAAACCGTGAGGATTAACGAGGGACGAACAATCACGTCGCTGCCGCCATGGCGGCTGATGGCCGAGTTCACGTCACTGCAGTGGGACGGGGATGGCTTTTCCGAAATCCTGCTGGATTTCTAAAGGAAGTTGGTCCTCGCTTCCCGGGGGTGCCTCAGCTCTGTGTGCTGATCCCCGGGGCTCTCGGATCACACCGCCAGCCACAGCGGGGTcctgaaaaatgtggttttaagtCGAGCCCCATTGCTCAGCAGTGACGGGTGAGGAACTTGTTCTTCGTGGCcgaggggaaggaggagccCGGCCTCAGCCCGGGCCCTGTCCGTCGGCTCCCGGACAGAGACGGGAGACGCTCGGATGAGGCTGGATCCTGTATAAACCGATTTGCTGACACCACGTTCTgagttttgctcttttccccTTCGTTTCCAAACGAACACACGCGAGAGGACAAACCGTTTTTCCCTGCCCCTCAGCAGGCAGGCCGCCCCTGACCATCGCTCTCACCCTTCCCGATTAGAGAATCCGGAGGCGAATTAGGAGAAAAACCAActgtttttctgagaagaaatgggtttatttctcaGAGGTTGATCGCGCCCCGGACGCCGGGGAGGCAGAAGCACAGCGGGACCGCCAGGGGCCCGACCCTCCCGCTCAGGCGGCACCgaccccgccgccccccggaGGCCGCCGGCCCGGGCCAACATGGCGGCCAGCGGCGGCGTCTCCATGGTGACCCGCGCGGGTGGCCGAGGCCTGCGGCAGTGACGTCACTCTTGCCCCCCGGCACGGGTAAggcggcggccccgctccgGTTGCCGCAGCAACGCCGATGCCGTTGCCACAGTGGCGTggctccgccccccccccccccgccgcggagCGGCAGCGGTCACGTGGCCCGCTCGATGCGCTCGGCGCTCGCCGGAGCTGTCGACGCTCGGTGTTCGGCTCCCCCCGGCGGCCAGTGTGTGAGCGGAGGGACCCCCGGTTcgtccgtctgtccgtcccCTCCACCGCCGGCGACATGTCCACCGCCATGAATTTCGGCAGCAAAAGCTTCAAACCGCGGCCGCCGGACAAGGGTGCCTTCCCGCTGGATCACTTCGGTGCGGTAACGCGGGCCTGGCCTCCCCGCGGCCTAGCACCgggccttccccccccccccgcctcccctcaCCTCTCCGCGGGCCCGGTCAGGGGGACGcgggcccggggccgccgcccgaGCCCCGCGGTAGCGCGGTCCTCGCTGTCTCTTTCAGGGGAGTGCAGCGCCTTCAAGGAGCGGTTCATGGAGTGCCTCCGCCACAGCGGCTACGAGAGCGGGGCCTGCCGGCAGCGCGCCATGGCCTACCTGGAGTGCCGCATGGAGAGGCAAGTgggagcccggcccggcccggcggcggaggggggggggtgtgaggggCAGCCGGGTGGCCCCCGGGGTGGGGAAGCAGCGGGGCTGCCTTtgcggggaggggaagggaaccCGCAGTGGAGGCGTTCGTGCGGGAGGCTCGTGTGCTTGTAAGGAGCAGGTGTCCTTTGTGGCTTCAGCAGTTTACTTGGCTTATGTTTTTGATGGGATGTAGATATCCTGCCCGAAGGGTGGCGTAACTGCAAGACTTAGCCAGCTTCCACTGTGCACAACCGACTTTCTCAAATgtgaagctttattttttctttttttctagctatAGTTACAAGTTAAAAGTTTAACTTGTTCCTCAGTTCAACTGAAAAAAGTGTTGGTGGTTGGTTTTCTAGGgatgtttctgttcttgcaTTGCTTTGCAATGCTTTCTGTTCAGCGGTGAGTCAGGGAGCTCACTGGGAAACGCACGAAGGGCGTTATTAAGTGCACTTAAATACAAGGACGCTTGCATAGGCTGCATGGGCTGGTGGTGAGGAAGGCTGCGAATCAAAAACCATTTGAAAATTACTACAGCAAAGTATAGCAGCAACACAAATGCTGTTCCAAACCACGTTCACTTAAAAATGTGGTAAATGACACCGGTAGAATCTTAGGAAGCTCTTGTGCGGTCTGTTAATTAAAGATAACCAAGAGTCAGGTCAGTTTCAGAGGAAACTCTTATTCAGTATCTAATATTGGGAAACAACAGATTTAATTGGAAAActgctgttaagaaaaaaaaaatccctgaatgTTGCCTTCCCAAAACTGAAGCTTCTGAGGCTTTGCCAAACAGCAGTCGCTCTGTATGGATGTCTTGGATTTCTTTAGagtaaataatattaaatgaaagagaaaatgctgctgttctcttGCTTATAGACTGTGTTCTGCataatgtttttgttgttttattgtttttaactTAGGCAACTTATGGCAAATGAACCACTGGAAAAATTGGGATTTAAAGATCTGATAGATGagaaatcagaagcaaaacctgaaaaGTTGTAATGAAGACAGACAACTTCACTCCTCATGTATGGAAAGCATAACTCTTATGTAGTACATATTGTACGTTCTGTTGCAATAGGAAGTGTTTCCTGAAGGAAccttttttcaaagtttaattttcctaaaataagattttttttttttttaaatgagcaaaaGTACTGTCTTTGTCTGCTTTCTTCAAgtatttcttaacttttttcttttggtttctcTAGCCTATTCTTAAAGATCCATAAGAAAATTTTGCCTCGGAGTAAGCAATTATTGCCTGAAGTGTTCTCCATGTCTCTGTAAGAACAGCGaagtcttattttaaaaagacaaaacccccaaaccctttATTGTGTAGATCTTGAGCTATAGATTAATCTTATGGGGGCATTACTAATATGCTTACAGCAATTACTTGTCAGGTGGCAATAAAGCTATTGTGGTACTtgcaaattgctttttattaaatactgaTATTAATCCCCATCTTTGGGGTGATCTCCTCCTCGCCCTGCTATAGAAAGTACTTGGGTactggggtggggtttttttcagtcctttaaCCTTCATCATTGTTGGGAGAGTATTTCTAGTTCCAGACACAAGTCAGGTGGtgattctgcttttatttaccaTGCCAACAGTGTTCACCTAACTTTATTTCATCATTTAACTGGGAATCTTTCATTATGAATATATTAATTTCTCCAAGTAGAGCTGccatatgtttttttaataactttatgGGCAAATCAGTGTGGAGAGAGGAATggtatttatttgcattctAAGGAATTGTGAAATGTACATATTAATGTGATTGgacagttttattcttttaaaaacaaatattttatgttaaaaaccAGAGTAGATCAAGAGTTGGCTATCTAAgaaatattgtatttctttccaaaacacacaGCTGCAGCCCATACATTGAGAAGGTAATGCGGCAGGCCATACAGTAGGTGAGTTATCAGGTCTGAGTATGTCTTTAAGATCCCTGATAGGTGTTGTATAACTTCATCATGAATTATCAGAGCCCAGTGACATTTCTAAGATACACTAATGCAAATGAGCCTTTCTTAATTAATACTGAGTTCAAGCCAAAATAATTTGGCCTGTTAGCCCCCTAGAAATATGTTTCAAGCAGACAATACATTTGTAAATCCTCTGGATGTATTTTCCACTGTATTTCCTGCCCTGTCCcccctgcttcttttttttttttgtcattttttttttaacccagtgAATCATTTCTCTGTGTATCTGGCTCTCAAACGGCAAGCTTTAGGGTCAGAGCCTACAGATAGTCATACACGCACTGTTTGCCAAAGCAGTTCTTCTACACTTTCTCCTTTATTTGGTGTCCTCTGTTTGATACATCTCACCTTTCCTGCTGTCTGCTATTATTCCTTTTGCTCCTGCTTCTCTGCACTGTGCATCTGTTCACACAGAGATGCAGGAAAGGGTAAAAGAACGTTTTCTGCTCTTCATATTGAAGGTTGGAGCTGGGATTTAAATTGTTGCTCAGGTCTAATCTGATTGAACAGACTGCACATAGTTCAGAGCGGGTTCATGTTTGAAAAGAATGTTCACTTGctgctgcatatttttattctacttCATTCTACTGTTTAAATTATATCCTTTGGTGAGATTAGTACAtttatagaaaagaaagcagagattttattgctgaaacAGATATTAAAAGACTTCATATTAAACCACTGAACAAGAGCTTCCTTTCAGTGATACCAAGtaagaattattaaaataatctccAGCATCTTcggaagaaagaaatcaaatttcaTGCTTCTCTGCTCCCTGAATATTAGAAGGTGAAGTGAATCCCTGGTAGGTATGAAAGAACCCACCAGTGGTGGTGGAGTAATCCGGGCTGTTACCGGTGGTAGTTTCATCTTTTGGGTGTTACTCTGCACTGTTGTTTGGCCAAACAATTACTTCAAGAGTTAGATGCATGTTTTTCCTGAGACGGTTGATACCAGCTCTGTCCTCCAGGTTATTATAGAGTAAAAGGGGTGAAGTTTTTGAAGTCTTGAGTGAGTGAATTTTGACTGTTGAGCTGGAGCGATAGTTgccatttaaatgaaatgtctcAGATTACACACTGAAGGAGGGACCACTGGGGACTCTGTTTATAGTGACCAAGGCCCAAATTTTGGACCTGCTGCAGGAGCgatggtggggaaaaaagcagtttcaaaaaAACATGGCATGCTGAAGTGAACAGTGCTCTGTGCTACTTGTAGGCCTGGAGTCCTCCTGTAGCGTTACAGCGATGTAGCCAGCAGGACCCTGGGTAGCACAGACTTGACTGCTGCTGAGCCACCAAAACGGCCAGAGCACGCTTCATCCTTCACAAAATaactacagaaataataattgcCACCCTAATAGGGAATGCTGGGTTGAGGGTTTTGCACCTTTCACCAACCCAAAGAAGAGAACATCCTCATTCTGTCCAGATCCATGGGCATGTTTCATCCTGCCTCCCAGCATGGTGAGTGAGCTTCACAGCGCTGTTCCCTTCATGCCAGAACAAGAAAAGGGCTGTGAGCGGATAGTTGAAAACTCAGGGAATTGGCAGAGGCACATACTTCCTGGCTGTAAGGCATTAGCTGGAGAAGAGAACGTTTAGTGGAGCTGTAAGGTGAGCTCAGGGCTGGTGAGGGCCATCAGTTGATCGTGGTTGAGATCTAACGTAACTGAGAAGTGGTGGAAAAACAAGTCATTAATGCTGAGCCTGGGGTCAAACAATTTTCCCAACTTGCTCTATGGGACAAGCCCGTGCAACACCGGAGTCATTTGGGAGAAGAGGATTCCCAGAATGCTCTTCAATTTATTCCTGCCAACGTACAGTTGGTTAATTAAATTAAAGCCTTCCCATTTAAAACCTCTTTATTTTAGCTTTGCTTGTGGTATCCAGGTTTGTGCTCCCGGTGTATAAGCCAAAGGAAAGCTGTAAGTTTGTAGCTCTCTCCTGTTCCTGTACCAAGGAGGAACCTTTCCAGAAGCCTGACACCCAGTTGGGAAAATCTGTATTCTGGAAAGGCTGAGCTGAGGCGTGTGTGCTGTGTGGGAGGTGGTTTGTCAGGGGCATTGATTTCTTTATGGAGCAGTTTGGAGTTgatgagctgctctgctgcgTGTGGCACTGGGAGCAAGGTAAGTCCCACACAAGTGCATTAATCTTCATGTGAGAAGCCTGCCTGCGTGCTGCCTCCACCCGCGCTGCCACAAAGCACCACCTGCTGACAGACCCTGGGAGTTGGAGAAATGCAAACAGTTGCGAAACAAGGTTTGGCTCGGATTGATCTACAAACTGCCGGCCTGGATGTAACTGTACAGGTGTGGAAGGGATAGCCCGAAGCGGGAGAAAGCGTTGACTGTGTTGGAGTGAAGAGCTATGTAAGTTGTTAACACAGCAATAGAAATCAATAAGCAAGGGAGTTGCAATtgtctttcctgtagctttTCTTTGGCAAAGCCTCGTTCACACCGTGACTCTAGGCACCCTGCTGCTTGGGATCCTGTCCCGGGGAGTCCCCGGAGGGCTCCGGGTCAGCAGAGCTTTGCATGTTGGCACTTAGGAGAGCCTTGCCCACACATTTCCCCTTTCTTTGCTCAGATTAGAATCCGTTCAACCGCAAAGAGCTTAACCTTGATCGCCGCATTTATTTACAGAGAGAACATTGCTGCAAGCCAACCGTCGTTATGTCTTCCTGGGAGACTTTGAGCTCTAGGTGTATCTCTCCAAACAACTGCAATGACCTGCAGAATGAGGAAGAAAGggtttaataaatatttccaaagcTCTGGGTGTTCTTTCATAGAAAAGCCTACACAAAGAGAGCCTCCTGTGCTTGCGCTGGAAGTGGGCCATGGTCCAAAGTCCTTTGTAGGAGCACAATGAGCCTGAGCCTCTGAGCTAAGGAAGGATTGTTGCTGCATCTGCCGCATGGAAGCGGGATACCTGGTGTAGCAGAAGGGTCGCATCTCTCAGCACCTGTAAAGTGAGTGTTTGGGGTTGAGCACAGTTACAGGCAGGCAATGGGTGTAGCCAGCTGACCCTCACAGTTGGTCTTCTTCCAAAGCATTCTGCCCAATTTGTCCTGCCAGCTTCAAGGCCACGGTGAGTAGTCACCCACTTGGTTTCCTTTGGAGACTAGACTTGCT containing:
- the LOC115335924 gene encoding cytochrome c oxidase assembly protein COX19 encodes the protein MSTAMNFGSKSFKPRPPDKGAFPLDHFGECSAFKERFMECLRHSGYESGACRQRAMAYLECRMERQLMANEPLEKLGFKDLIDEKSEAKPEKL